The following proteins are co-located in the Streptomyces sp. NBC_00435 genome:
- a CDS encoding restriction endonuclease, producing the protein MTLPGEGSRTTAGRESASSGRDVVLAVGLVGICVGGPAVFLKATGAAGAGVPVVPVLTAVVLVVGVALAWWSVSPVRHRSTARPAGAPAPYPREVTAMVDAPAVREVPDVDAGALDHAAVDADGFEHTIAALCARDGCTPVEVVGGAGDLGADVIATTPDGLRVVVQCKHYADTNRVGSQDLQRFGGTCFAVHHADVAILVTTSSCTAPALEYAAGRGIICVDGEALAAWTDSTSPPPWETASRLPPAP; encoded by the coding sequence ATGACGTTGCCGGGGGAAGGAAGCAGGACGACGGCCGGGCGCGAATCCGCGTCGTCCGGGCGCGATGTGGTGCTGGCCGTGGGGCTCGTCGGAATCTGCGTGGGCGGCCCGGCCGTCTTCCTCAAGGCCACCGGCGCGGCCGGGGCGGGGGTGCCGGTCGTGCCCGTCCTCACGGCCGTGGTCCTCGTGGTCGGGGTGGCGCTGGCCTGGTGGAGCGTGTCTCCCGTCCGGCACCGCTCCACCGCCCGCCCGGCCGGCGCCCCGGCACCGTACCCGCGCGAGGTGACCGCGATGGTGGACGCGCCCGCCGTACGGGAGGTACCGGACGTCGACGCCGGTGCGCTGGACCACGCCGCGGTCGACGCCGACGGCTTCGAGCACACGATAGCCGCGCTGTGCGCCCGCGACGGCTGCACGCCCGTCGAAGTGGTCGGCGGTGCGGGCGACTTGGGCGCCGACGTGATCGCCACGACCCCGGACGGACTCCGAGTCGTCGTCCAGTGCAAGCACTACGCCGACACCAACCGCGTCGGCTCGCAGGACCTGCAGCGATTCGGCGGCACCTGCTTCGCCGTCCACCACGCCGACGTGGCGATCCTCGTCACCACGAGCTCCTGCACCGCCCCCGCCCTCGAGTACGCCGCCGGCCGCGGCATCATCTGCGTCGACGGCGAAGCCCTGGCCGCCTGGACCGATTCGACCTCGCCCCCGCCCTGGGAAACGGCCAGCCGCCTGCCCCCGGCTCCTTGA